In Halorubellus sp. JP-L1, one DNA window encodes the following:
- a CDS encoding DUF5811 family protein gives MNGNTPYAGLPGITQAGKRNADDVPELSTAQKSALRRDVTAIAARTREFLPNEYLVDGDVHQGVSGPQARVAVQPPVGDPVSAGFTPELEDLDLDEPVIDADEQAEVARGLAASAAFQVKQALQGSVTPTAR, from the coding sequence ATGAATGGAAACACGCCCTATGCTGGTTTGCCGGGTATCACGCAGGCGGGGAAGCGCAACGCCGACGACGTCCCGGAGCTGTCGACGGCGCAGAAGTCGGCGCTTCGCCGCGACGTGACGGCGATCGCTGCCCGGACGCGGGAGTTCCTCCCGAACGAGTACCTCGTCGACGGCGACGTCCACCAGGGGGTGTCGGGGCCGCAGGCTCGCGTGGCGGTGCAGCCGCCGGTCGGCGACCCGGTGAGCGCGGGGTTCACGCCGGAACTGGAGGACCTCGATCTGGACGAGCCCGTGATCGACGCGGACGAGCAGGCGGAGGTCGCGCGCGGGCTCGCGGCGAGTGCCGCGTTCCAGGTGAAGCAGGCCCTGCAGGGGTCGGTGACGCCGACCGCTCGCTGA
- a CDS encoding alpha/beta hydrolase — MPLEQLDFEVDGEAYEGRLVTPPEGDAESCVVVLPGAGHGPFGDIFDIATYELASAGVASFRFETWTNSDELDEKSLADLHAEMDDAVAFVRERGYDDLSMLVKSFGGRIAFTKLPGDVDRVLGWAPAVVFADDSRLDEQYDVPLGDLEDGLAITRGDVAAADAEVRLLYGDDDHFYPEPAESLADALPDAELRVLEDENHSFNEHRRTVVAETLDYLAD; from the coding sequence ATGCCGCTCGAGCAACTGGACTTCGAGGTCGACGGCGAGGCGTACGAGGGACGACTGGTGACGCCGCCCGAGGGCGACGCCGAGTCGTGCGTGGTGGTGCTTCCGGGTGCGGGACACGGCCCGTTCGGGGACATCTTCGACATCGCCACGTACGAACTCGCGAGCGCGGGCGTCGCGTCGTTCCGGTTCGAGACGTGGACGAACTCGGACGAACTCGACGAGAAGTCCCTCGCCGACCTCCACGCCGAGATGGACGACGCCGTCGCGTTCGTCCGCGAGCGCGGGTACGACGACCTGTCGATGCTCGTCAAGAGCTTCGGCGGCCGCATCGCGTTCACGAAGCTCCCCGGCGACGTCGACCGCGTCCTCGGGTGGGCGCCCGCGGTCGTGTTCGCCGACGACTCCCGCCTCGACGAACAGTACGACGTCCCGCTCGGCGACCTCGAGGACGGACTCGCGATCACACGCGGCGACGTTGCGGCCGCTGACGCAGAAGTCCGCCTCCTGTACGGCGACGACGACCACTTCTACCCCGAGCCCGCCGAGTCGCTCGCCGACGCCCTCCCGGACGCGGAGCTGCGCGTCCTCGAGGACGAGAACCACTCGTTCAACGAACACCGACGGACCGTCGTCGCCGAGACCCTCGACTACCTCGCCGACTGA
- a CDS encoding DUF5781 family protein produces the protein MDVRVQGRAPPAPFLGAQDRFETEYDVTLPVHVHVRDDPDERTWTGHYDDRHVLNISQQAATSAMARELALHEYAHMTRYEEEHPSHLQSTDEALFLGLAGNSVERRKVAHCYQIANHMKDIYADDITLSLGDSDKLVSFFEASLAAAVSDHGTPPRAGLTPVTADADPEITAVNAAFALALCERHDLLPTDHRLYDLAHAAGEDAPGVSVDSFKNHFLDLADDPTESEYRKALVDVTREYALGGQQAAD, from the coding sequence ATGGACGTTCGTGTCCAGGGTCGCGCGCCCCCCGCGCCGTTCCTCGGGGCGCAGGACCGATTCGAGACCGAGTACGACGTCACGCTCCCCGTCCACGTGCACGTCCGCGACGACCCCGACGAACGCACGTGGACCGGCCACTACGACGACCGGCACGTCCTCAACATCTCCCAGCAAGCCGCGACCTCGGCGATGGCACGCGAACTCGCTCTCCACGAGTACGCGCACATGACGCGCTACGAGGAAGAGCACCCCTCGCACCTCCAGAGCACCGACGAAGCCCTCTTCCTGGGGCTCGCCGGGAACAGCGTCGAACGCCGGAAGGTCGCGCACTGCTACCAGATCGCGAACCACATGAAGGACATCTACGCCGACGACATCACCCTCAGCCTCGGCGACAGCGACAAACTCGTCTCGTTCTTCGAGGCGAGCCTCGCCGCCGCCGTCAGCGACCACGGCACCCCACCACGCGCCGGCCTGACGCCCGTCACCGCCGACGCCGACCCCGAGATAACGGCCGTGAACGCCGCGTTCGCGCTCGCACTCTGCGAGCGCCACGACCTCCTCCCCACCGACCACCGCCTCTACGACCTCGCGCACGCCGCCGGCGAAGACGCCCCCGGCGTCAGCGTCGACTCCTTCAAGAACCACTTCCTCGACCTCGCCGACGACCCCACCGAGAGCGAGTACCGCAAAGCCCTCGTCGACGTCACCCGCGAGTACGCACTCGGCGGCCAACAAGCGGCGGACTGA
- the infB gene encoding translation initiation factor IF-2, with the protein MSDSSDAGDPGTDTLRTPIVAVLGHVDHGKTSLLDKVRGSAVIEGEAGAITQHIGATAVPLDVISDIAGGLVDPSDFDLPGLLFIDTPGHHSFTTLRSRGGALADIAILVVDVNDGFQPQTIEALDILKRTETPFIVAANKVDTLPGWNPVDDAPIQQSMETQSDRVQQDLNQRLYELVGELSDEGFSADMYWQVRNFQQNVGVVPVSAMTGEGVPDLLTVMMGLAQRYMKDEMQVDVGGPGVGTVLEVKDEKGFGTTIDIVLYDGTIRADDVLVVGGENDPIVTEVRALLQPRPLAEIRTESRFEQVDEVVAAAGIKVAAPDLDEAMSGAPIRVVRDRPVEEVEREVRSELAEIAVETAEDGVVVKADTLGSLEAMANALDEAEIPIVRAEVGAVAPRDVSVASTAEEDTHKTILAFNVDVLDDAERRVEEGDVRIFESDVIYQLVEEYDEYVEAIEREQQETVLDNITRPARFNILMDHTFRQNDPAVVGVEILAGTVRNNMNVVKFDGSEPERVGQLKGIQENGEDVDEARSGTRVSLAIDGPTVGRQIEEGDELWIEIPEKHAKILEQELKEEIPMDEREALNQYLEKQRKRDPFWGK; encoded by the coding sequence ATGTCGGACTCATCGGACGCCGGCGACCCCGGCACAGACACGCTGCGCACGCCCATCGTCGCCGTCCTCGGCCACGTCGACCACGGCAAGACGAGCCTCCTGGACAAGGTCCGGGGCTCGGCCGTGATCGAGGGCGAGGCCGGCGCGATCACCCAGCACATCGGCGCGACCGCCGTCCCACTCGACGTCATCTCGGACATCGCGGGCGGCCTCGTCGACCCGAGCGACTTCGACCTCCCCGGACTCCTGTTCATCGACACGCCCGGCCACCACTCGTTCACGACGCTCCGGAGCCGCGGCGGCGCGCTCGCGGACATCGCCATCCTCGTCGTCGACGTCAACGACGGCTTCCAGCCCCAGACGATCGAAGCGCTCGACATCCTCAAGCGCACGGAGACGCCCTTTATCGTCGCGGCGAACAAGGTCGACACCCTCCCCGGGTGGAATCCCGTCGACGACGCCCCCATCCAGCAGTCCATGGAGACCCAGTCCGACCGCGTCCAGCAGGACCTCAACCAGCGCCTCTACGAGCTCGTCGGCGAACTCAGCGACGAGGGGTTCTCCGCGGACATGTACTGGCAGGTGCGGAACTTCCAGCAGAACGTCGGCGTCGTCCCCGTGAGCGCGATGACGGGCGAGGGCGTCCCAGACCTCCTGACGGTGATGATGGGGCTCGCCCAGCGATACATGAAGGACGAGATGCAGGTCGACGTCGGCGGGCCCGGCGTCGGCACGGTCCTGGAGGTCAAGGACGAGAAGGGGTTCGGGACGACGATCGACATCGTGCTCTACGACGGGACGATCCGCGCGGACGACGTCCTCGTCGTCGGCGGCGAGAACGACCCGATCGTGACCGAGGTCCGCGCGCTCCTCCAGCCGCGGCCGCTCGCGGAGATCCGCACCGAGAGCCGATTCGAGCAGGTCGACGAGGTCGTCGCCGCGGCCGGTATCAAGGTCGCCGCACCGGACCTCGACGAGGCGATGTCGGGCGCCCCGATCCGCGTCGTCCGCGACCGCCCCGTCGAGGAAGTCGAGCGCGAGGTCCGGAGCGAACTCGCGGAGATCGCGGTCGAGACCGCCGAGGACGGCGTCGTCGTGAAGGCCGACACCCTGGGGAGCCTCGAGGCGATGGCGAACGCGCTCGACGAGGCTGAGATCCCGATCGTGCGCGCGGAGGTCGGCGCGGTCGCGCCCCGGGACGTCTCGGTCGCGTCGACCGCCGAGGAGGACACGCACAAGACCATCCTCGCGTTCAACGTGGACGTCCTCGACGACGCCGAGCGCCGCGTCGAGGAGGGCGACGTCCGGATCTTCGAGAGCGACGTCATCTACCAGCTCGTCGAGGAGTACGACGAGTACGTCGAAGCGATCGAGCGCGAGCAACAGGAGACCGTGCTCGACAACATCACGCGTCCCGCCCGGTTCAACATCCTCATGGACCACACGTTCCGCCAGAACGACCCGGCGGTCGTCGGCGTGGAGATCCTCGCCGGCACCGTCCGGAACAACATGAACGTCGTCAAGTTCGATGGCTCGGAACCCGAGCGCGTCGGCCAACTCAAGGGCATCCAGGAGAACGGCGAGGACGTCGACGAGGCCCGGAGCGGGACGCGCGTCAGCCTCGCCATCGACGGCCCGACGGTCGGCCGCCAGATCGAGGAAGGCGACGAACTCTGGATCGAGATCCCCGAGAAGCACGCGAAGATCCTGGAGCAGGAACTCAAGGAGGAGATTCCGATGGACGAACGCGAAGCCCTCAACCAGTACCTCGAGAAGCAACGGAAACGCGATCCGTTCTGGGGAAAATGA
- a CDS encoding 30S ribosomal protein S12, which translates to MANGKYAARKLKKDRQQQRWSDSDYARRERGLRKKSDPLEGAPQGRGIVLEKVGIEAKQPNSAIRKCVRVQLIKNGKQVTAFCPGDGAISFIDEHDEVTIAGIGGAKGRAMGDLSGVNYKVEKVNGVSMIELVRGNAEKPVR; encoded by the coding sequence ATGGCGAACGGCAAGTACGCCGCGCGCAAGCTCAAGAAGGACCGCCAGCAGCAGCGGTGGTCCGACTCGGACTACGCGCGACGCGAGCGTGGACTTCGCAAGAAGTCCGACCCGCTCGAGGGTGCGCCGCAGGGTCGCGGCATCGTCCTCGAGAAGGTAGGTATCGAAGCGAAACAGCCCAACTCCGCGATCCGGAAGTGCGTGCGAGTGCAGCTCATCAAGAACGGGAAGCAGGTCACCGCGTTCTGTCCCGGTGACGGTGCGATTTCGTTCATCGACGAGCACGACGAGGTCACGATCGCCGGTATCGGTGGGGCGAAGGGTCGTGCGATGGGTGACCTCTCGGGCGTGAACTACAAGGTCGAGAAGGTCAACGGCGTCTCGATGATCGAACTCGTCCGCGGGAACGCTGAGAAACCGGTGCGATAA
- a CDS encoding glucose-6-phosphate isomerase, whose translation MHVDIANALAATASPGVSRAALERLDDQVATAHDRIERGIDAREHGYAALALPEDVDLEEIRETTRAFPDTETLLNVGIGGSALGAATITDALDAESGVDAHYLDNVDPEWLTALLDEVDLASTTVNVVSRSGTTAETLANFLVVRDAFEDAGVDWTDRTFVTTGESGPLRRLADRHDLPTLPQPDGVPGRFAALSTVGLAAASVCGHDLDALVAGASEQRETLGPSLFDAPGYAYGAVAYALDCRGANVNAMMPYAESLETFAEWFAQLWAESLGKDGLGQTPARALGATDQHSQLQLYRAGPRDKLVTLVHPGKRDDREIPETDADELSYLAGTGLGDLADAEFDATEASLAAAGRPSVRVALDRVDEHELGALLYAMEAACVLAGELYAVDTFVQPAVEWGKNAARGLLGEGDYAEADAVADKDTLVVD comes from the coding sequence ATGCACGTGGACATCGCGAACGCACTCGCGGCGACCGCTTCGCCGGGGGTCTCGCGGGCCGCGCTGGAGCGTCTCGACGACCAGGTCGCTACGGCGCACGACCGCATCGAGCGCGGTATCGACGCCCGCGAGCACGGCTACGCGGCGCTCGCACTCCCCGAGGACGTCGACCTCGAAGAGATCCGAGAGACGACGCGCGCGTTCCCGGACACGGAGACGCTCCTGAACGTCGGCATCGGCGGGAGTGCGCTCGGCGCCGCGACCATCACGGACGCGCTCGACGCCGAGTCGGGCGTGGACGCGCACTACCTCGACAACGTCGACCCCGAGTGGCTCACGGCCTTGCTCGACGAGGTCGACCTGGCGTCGACGACCGTGAACGTCGTCTCGCGCTCGGGGACGACCGCGGAGACGCTCGCGAACTTCCTCGTCGTCCGCGACGCGTTCGAGGACGCCGGCGTGGACTGGACCGACCGCACGTTCGTCACGACCGGCGAGAGCGGGCCGCTGCGGCGACTCGCTGACCGCCACGACCTCCCGACGCTCCCCCAGCCCGACGGCGTCCCCGGCCGGTTCGCGGCGCTCTCGACCGTCGGTCTCGCCGCGGCGAGCGTCTGCGGGCACGACCTCGACGCGCTCGTCGCCGGCGCGAGCGAACAACGCGAGACGCTCGGGCCGTCGCTGTTCGACGCACCGGGGTACGCGTACGGCGCGGTCGCGTACGCGCTCGACTGCCGCGGCGCGAACGTGAACGCGATGATGCCCTATGCGGAGTCCCTCGAGACGTTCGCCGAGTGGTTCGCGCAACTCTGGGCGGAGAGCCTCGGGAAGGACGGCCTCGGCCAGACGCCCGCGCGAGCGCTCGGCGCGACAGACCAGCACTCCCAGCTCCAGCTCTACCGGGCCGGCCCCCGCGACAAACTCGTCACGCTCGTCCACCCCGGCAAGCGCGACGACCGCGAGATCCCGGAGACGGACGCCGACGAACTCTCGTACCTCGCCGGCACCGGCCTCGGCGACCTCGCGGACGCCGAGTTCGACGCGACCGAAGCGAGTCTCGCCGCCGCCGGCCGCCCGAGCGTCCGCGTGGCACTCGACCGCGTCGACGAGCACGAACTCGGCGCGCTGCTGTACGCGATGGAGGCCGCGTGCGTGCTCGCCGGCGAACTCTACGCCGTCGACACGTTCGTCCAGCCAGCCGTCGAGTGGGGCAAAAACGCCGCCCGCGGCCTGCTGGGCGAAGGCGACTACGCGGAAGCCGACGCCGTCGCCGACAAAGACACCCTCGTCGTCGACTGA
- a CDS encoding elongation factor EF-2 translates to MGRRKKIVEQCERLMDKPENIRNIAIAAHVDHGKTTLTDNLLAGAGMISDDTAGEQLAMDTEEDEQERGITIDAANVSMTHEYEDTDHLVNLIDTPGHVDFGGDVTRAMRAVDGALVVVDAVEGAMPQTETVLRQALREGVKPALFINKVDRLISELQEGPEEMQNRLLSVISDVNELIAGMTEEMDDIEDWTVSVEDGTVGFGSALYKWGVSMPSMQRTGMDFGDIMELERADKRQELHERTPLSDVVLDMVCEHFPNPVDAQPMRIPRIWRGDADSELADTMRLVDEDGEVVLMVTDIGIDPHAGEIAAGRVFSGTLEKGQELYVSGTAGKNRVQSVGIYMGGEREEVEHVPAGNIAAVTGLKDAIAGSTVSSVEMTPFESIDHISEPVITKSIEAKNMDDLPKLIETLRQVSKEDPTIQIEINEDTGEHLVSGQGELHLEVQTQRIERNQGIPVNTGEPIVVFREAIQQPSGEVEGISPNRHNRFYLEIEPLGEEIVESIKHGNISMDMPELERREALQEAGMDKDTSQDVETIHRTNILVDETKGIQHLNETMELVVEGMEEALDDGPLAAEPVEGALIRLHDARLHEDTIHRGPAQVIPAVRNAVHNALVKGEVRLKEPMQDVRIDVPNEHMGAASGEIQGRRGRVDDMYQEGDLMVVEGEAPVEEMIGFSSDIRSATEGRASWNTENSGFQFMADNLQREQIMEIRERKGMKLELYEQVDYI, encoded by the coding sequence ATGGGCCGACGCAAGAAGATCGTCGAACAGTGCGAACGGCTGATGGACAAACCGGAGAACATCCGGAACATCGCCATCGCCGCGCACGTCGACCACGGCAAGACGACACTCACCGACAACCTCCTCGCTGGCGCCGGAATGATCTCCGACGACACCGCGGGCGAACAGCTCGCGATGGACACCGAGGAGGACGAGCAAGAGCGCGGCATCACCATCGACGCGGCGAACGTGTCGATGACCCACGAGTACGAGGACACCGACCACCTCGTCAACCTCATCGACACGCCCGGCCACGTCGACTTCGGTGGCGACGTGACCCGCGCGATGCGTGCGGTCGACGGTGCGCTCGTCGTCGTCGACGCCGTCGAGGGCGCGATGCCCCAGACCGAGACGGTGCTCCGGCAGGCGCTCCGCGAGGGCGTGAAGCCCGCGCTGTTCATCAACAAGGTCGACCGCCTCATCTCCGAGCTCCAGGAGGGCCCTGAGGAGATGCAGAACCGCCTCCTCTCCGTCATCAGCGACGTCAACGAACTCATCGCTGGAATGACCGAGGAGATGGACGACATCGAGGACTGGACGGTCTCCGTCGAGGACGGGACCGTCGGCTTCGGGTCTGCGCTCTACAAGTGGGGCGTCTCGATGCCGTCGATGCAGCGAACCGGCATGGACTTCGGCGACATCATGGAACTCGAGCGTGCGGACAAGCGCCAGGAGCTCCACGAGCGCACGCCGCTTAGCGACGTCGTGCTCGACATGGTCTGCGAGCACTTCCCGAACCCCGTCGACGCACAGCCGATGCGCATCCCGCGCATCTGGCGTGGTGACGCCGACAGCGAGCTCGCGGACACGATGCGGCTGGTCGACGAGGACGGCGAGGTCGTCCTCATGGTCACCGACATCGGTATCGACCCGCACGCCGGCGAGATCGCCGCGGGCCGCGTCTTCTCTGGGACGCTCGAGAAGGGCCAGGAGCTGTACGTCTCCGGGACCGCCGGGAAGAACCGCGTGCAGTCCGTCGGTATCTACATGGGTGGCGAGCGCGAGGAAGTGGAGCACGTTCCCGCGGGGAACATCGCCGCCGTCACCGGCCTCAAGGACGCGATCGCGGGGTCGACGGTCTCCAGCGTCGAGATGACGCCGTTCGAGTCCATCGACCACATCAGCGAACCGGTCATCACGAAGTCCATCGAGGCGAAGAACATGGACGACCTGCCGAAGCTCATCGAGACGCTCCGTCAGGTATCCAAGGAGGACCCGACGATCCAGATCGAGATCAACGAGGACACGGGCGAGCACCTCGTCAGCGGTCAGGGCGAACTCCACCTCGAGGTCCAGACCCAGCGCATCGAGCGCAACCAGGGCATCCCCGTGAACACCGGTGAGCCGATCGTCGTGTTCCGCGAGGCGATTCAGCAGCCCTCCGGCGAAGTCGAGGGCATCTCGCCGAACCGTCACAACCGCTTCTACCTCGAGATCGAGCCGCTCGGCGAGGAGATCGTCGAGAGCATCAAGCACGGCAACATCTCGATGGACATGCCCGAGCTGGAGCGCCGCGAGGCACTCCAGGAGGCCGGCATGGACAAGGACACGAGTCAGGACGTGGAGACGATCCATCGGACGAACATCCTCGTCGACGAGACGAAGGGTATCCAGCACCTCAACGAGACGATGGAGCTCGTCGTCGAGGGGATGGAGGAAGCGCTCGACGACGGCCCGCTCGCCGCGGAGCCCGTCGAGGGTGCGCTCATCCGCCTTCACGACGCGCGCCTCCACGAGGACACGATCCACCGCGGGCCGGCGCAGGTCATCCCCGCGGTCCGGAACGCGGTCCACAACGCGCTCGTCAAGGGCGAAGTCCGGCTCAAGGAGCCGATGCAGGACGTCCGCATCGACGTCCCGAACGAGCACATGGGTGCGGCCTCCGGCGAGATCCAGGGTCGTCGTGGTCGCGTCGACGACATGTACCAGGAGGGCGACCTGATGGTCGTCGAGGGCGAGGCGCCCGTCGAGGAGATGATCGGCTTCTCGAGCGACATCCGGTCGGCGACGGAGGGTCGTGCGTCCTGGAACACGGAGAACTCCGGGTTCCAGTTCATGGCTGACAACCTCCAGCGCGAGCAGATCATGGAGATCCGCGAGCGGAAGGGAATGAAGCTCGAGCTGTACGAGCAGGTCGACTACATCTAA
- a CDS encoding NOB1 family endonuclease, with product MKVLDSSAFINEYHADDDTATIPLVREELTDESGYRFDAMEGAGMRIHIPDAETVERVERAARETGDLAELSDTDVRLIAATFELDATLVTDDYAMQNVAERLDVSVEVIAREGISEQRDWSFQCQGCGREFDENRDRCPICGSDLARKNPT from the coding sequence ATGAAGGTCCTGGACTCTTCTGCGTTCATCAACGAGTACCACGCCGACGACGACACCGCGACCATCCCGCTCGTCCGCGAGGAACTCACCGACGAGAGCGGGTATCGGTTCGACGCGATGGAGGGCGCGGGGATGCGCATCCACATCCCGGACGCGGAGACCGTCGAGCGCGTCGAGCGCGCGGCGCGCGAGACCGGTGACCTGGCGGAACTCAGCGACACCGACGTCCGCCTGATCGCGGCGACGTTCGAGCTCGACGCGACGCTCGTCACGGACGACTACGCGATGCAGAACGTCGCGGAGCGCCTGGACGTGAGCGTCGAGGTGATCGCTCGCGAGGGCATCAGCGAACAGCGCGACTGGTCGTTCCAGTGCCAGGGGTGCGGGCGCGAGTTCGACGAGAACAGGGATCGCTGTCCGATCTGCGGGAGCGACCTCGCGCGGAAGAACCCGACGTAG
- a CDS encoding CPBP family intramembrane glutamic endopeptidase — protein sequence MSLESRDAWNPGRFVAAALGMALVGATGILALVLWQSVVYSLVTATIWEPPLSGARSQIVSTISLGLGMAMTGAGYVVYTNRSWAFIDVQWPSLRDLAWIAVGLVGLFALLQVVSILLDVLGISAAQHTTTEAAKTEPSLLLPLIPLSILVVGPAEELVYRNVVQKGLYEHAPRVVAVLTASVIFSLVHIPAYAAGASTSALVATLAIIFTLSLVLGTVYERTENLVVPAVVHGGYNAVLFGLDYLDQTASVALALL from the coding sequence ATGTCGCTGGAATCCCGGGACGCGTGGAATCCCGGTCGGTTCGTCGCCGCCGCGCTCGGGATGGCGCTCGTGGGCGCGACCGGTATCCTGGCGCTCGTGCTCTGGCAGTCCGTCGTCTACTCGCTCGTGACGGCGACGATCTGGGAGCCGCCGCTGTCGGGTGCCCGGTCGCAGATCGTGTCCACGATCTCGCTCGGCCTGGGGATGGCGATGACGGGCGCCGGCTACGTCGTGTACACGAACCGATCGTGGGCGTTCATCGACGTCCAGTGGCCGTCACTGCGCGACCTCGCGTGGATCGCCGTCGGCCTCGTCGGTCTGTTCGCGCTCCTCCAGGTCGTCTCCATCCTCCTGGACGTCCTCGGCATCTCCGCCGCCCAGCACACGACGACCGAAGCCGCGAAGACCGAGCCGTCGCTCCTCCTCCCGCTCATCCCCCTGAGCATCCTCGTCGTCGGCCCCGCCGAAGAGCTCGTGTACCGGAACGTCGTCCAGAAAGGCCTCTACGAGCACGCACCGCGCGTCGTCGCGGTCCTGACCGCGAGCGTCATCTTCTCGCTCGTCCACATCCCCGCGTACGCCGCCGGCGCCTCCACGAGCGCGCTCGTCGCGACGCTCGCCATCATCTTCACGCTCTCGCTCGTCCTCGGCACCGTCTACGAGCGCACCGAGAACCTCGTCGTCCCCGCCGTCGTCCACGGCGGCTACAACGCCGTCCTCTTCGGACTCGACTACCTCGACCAGACCGCGAGCGTCGCCCTCGCACTTCTCTGA
- a CDS encoding 30S ribosomal protein S7, whose product MAAEDTPEPEKPAGTDDEGARAKLFDQWEVTGIEYSDPSTERYITVTPIAHTMGRHSNKQFKKSELSIVERLANRLMQTDENTGKKQLALQIVSDAFEIVHERTEENPIQVLVEAVENAAPREETVRLKYGGISVPKAVDVAPQRRVDQSLMFLAEGVYGGSFKTTTTAAESLAQQLVGAANYDVQTYAINQKEESERVAAAAR is encoded by the coding sequence ATGGCTGCAGAAGACACACCCGAACCCGAGAAGCCGGCTGGTACCGACGACGAGGGTGCGCGAGCGAAGCTCTTCGATCAGTGGGAGGTCACTGGCATCGAGTACAGCGACCCCTCGACCGAACGGTACATCACGGTGACGCCGATCGCGCACACGATGGGTCGTCACTCGAACAAGCAGTTCAAGAAGTCCGAGCTCTCGATCGTCGAGCGGCTCGCGAACCGCTTGATGCAGACGGACGAGAACACGGGCAAGAAGCAGCTGGCGCTCCAGATCGTTAGTGATGCGTTCGAGATCGTCCACGAGCGCACGGAGGAGAACCCCATCCAGGTACTCGTGGAGGCCGTCGAGAACGCGGCGCCGCGCGAGGAGACCGTCCGCCTGAAGTACGGTGGCATCTCGGTCCCGAAGGCGGTCGACGTGGCGCCGCAGCGGCGCGTCGACCAGTCGCTGATGTTCCTCGCTGAGGGCGTCTACGGCGGGTCGTTCAAGACGACGACGACGGCGGCGGAGTCGCTCGCCCAGCAGCTCGTCGGGGCGGCGAACTACGACGTCCAGACGTACGCGATCAACCAGAAGGAAGAGTCCGAGCGCGTCGCGGCGGCCGCACGCTAA
- a CDS encoding PRC-barrel domain-containing protein: MPDILAENISDKAVMGSDGTELGALYNVTMDMKSGELHDLIVEPNEETPTRAIDYDRDEQGRFRVPVARVQAVKDYIVVDR; encoded by the coding sequence ATGCCCGACATACTTGCCGAGAACATCTCGGACAAGGCCGTCATGGGGTCCGACGGCACCGAGCTCGGCGCGCTGTACAACGTGACGATGGACATGAAGAGCGGCGAACTCCACGACCTCATCGTGGAACCGAACGAGGAGACGCCGACGCGAGCCATCGACTACGACCGGGACGAACAGGGCCGCTTCCGCGTGCCGGTTGCGCGCGTGCAGGCCGTGAAGGACTACATCGTCGTCGACCGCTAA
- a CDS encoding GNAT family N-acetyltransferase, which yields MAIREATDEDARLLATEFWFPLAEQMEAYTDLNELRDDAGEHAVDGFERLLASDDVHVFLREDAGDPVAFVTVELGEHPSRERGRYASINDLYVKEAHRGQGHGTALVERAEALADREDCDFLKVSAEWENRPAREFYRDRGYEPKQVTFAKPLY from the coding sequence ATGGCGATCCGCGAAGCCACCGACGAGGACGCCCGCCTGCTCGCCACCGAGTTCTGGTTCCCGCTCGCCGAGCAGATGGAGGCCTACACGGACCTGAACGAACTCCGCGACGACGCCGGCGAGCACGCCGTCGACGGATTCGAGCGCCTCCTCGCGAGCGACGACGTCCACGTCTTCCTCCGCGAGGACGCTGGCGACCCGGTCGCGTTCGTCACCGTCGAACTCGGCGAGCACCCCTCCCGGGAACGCGGCCGCTACGCCTCCATCAACGACCTCTACGTGAAAGAAGCCCACCGCGGCCAAGGTCACGGCACCGCGCTCGTCGAACGCGCGGAAGCGCTCGCCGACCGCGAAGACTGCGATTTCCTCAAGGTATCCGCCGAATGGGAGAACCGTCCCGCCCGCGAGTTCTACCGCGACCGCGGCTACGAACCCAAACAGGTCACGTTCGCGAAACCCCTCTACTGA
- a CDS encoding pyruvoyl-dependent arginine decarboxylase has protein sequence MDTIRVVWGSGTGPTAMASYDAALADAGVCNYNLVAVSSMLPPGADVEAVGTAGDLGEVGGRLTVVEARATASEPGHVSAGLAWAQSPDGGVFYEAAGRTDADDVEERVRRGVAAGVELREAWAFDDPRVRVQSAAVEPGTHTTAVVLAVYGDADPLV, from the coding sequence ATGGATACGATTCGCGTCGTCTGGGGCTCGGGGACGGGTCCGACGGCGATGGCGAGCTACGACGCGGCGCTCGCGGACGCGGGCGTGTGCAACTACAATCTGGTGGCGGTGTCGTCGATGCTGCCGCCGGGCGCGGACGTGGAGGCGGTGGGGACGGCGGGCGATCTCGGCGAGGTCGGCGGGCGGCTGACGGTCGTGGAGGCGCGGGCGACGGCGAGCGAGCCCGGGCACGTCTCCGCGGGATTGGCGTGGGCGCAGTCACCCGACGGTGGGGTGTTCTACGAGGCGGCTGGACGGACGGACGCGGACGACGTCGAAGAGCGCGTCCGCCGGGGCGTCGCCGCGGGCGTCGAGCTGCGCGAGGCGTGGGCGTTCGACGACCCGCGCGTTCGCGTGCAGTCCGCGGCGGTCGAGCCGGGGACGCACACGACGGCGGTCGTGCTCGCGGTGTACGGCGACGCCGACCCGCTGGTCTGA